GCCGCGTTGTGCGGTTGAGCAGTCGTGCACCAAGGCGGGTTTCAAGGGAAGAGACGTGCTTAGAGACGGCGGATTTTGAAATCCCCATCTTCCGGGCCGCGTCTGTAAAGCCCCCTTGATCCACCACAGTGGCAAATGCTTCCATTTCGGTCAGTCGGTCCATTCGGATGCCTCAATAACTCATGACGTTTGAGGACTTATCGGGGTCAATTGGGGCAGGAATGCGAATTCCGTTGGACGATTCAGGGGTATCTGTGGGGATCGTTGAAGGCATGGAAACAAGTAAAGGCGTGTTTCCAAGATACATCTAAAGCCAATCCAACCACTTGAATGCAGCAATAAGAAGTAAAGCCACAACAAGCATCGCCCCACAAAGCACGACAAAAGCCATGGGCCAACTCGTACCAGGCAGACCCGCAACATTCATTCCAAAAAGTCCGGTCAAGAAACCCAGCGGCAGGAAAATTCCGGCGATCAATGACAAAACATATCCGTTGCGCCCCTGACGAAGGGCCACCTGCATATCGGAATGGTCCTGCAAGCTCAGCAAGCGGTCCCGAACCTCGTCAAGTGCTTCGAGCGTGATTGCCATGCGGTTAGCGGGTTCTCGAAGTTCCAGCCTGTCAGCCTCGGTCAGGCAAGCGGAGTCGAGTGTCGCTAGTTTGACCAAAGCATCTTTCTGGGGGCCAATGTAGCGACGCAGCTTGATAGTAGTGCGGCGAAGGGGTCCAAGCTCCTCTGCGTTCTTCCCGCCCTCTCCTAGAATATCGTCCTCGATATCGTCAGTTGCTGCGGTAATGTGCAGCGCCGTCTTCTCGATGCGGTCGGTCAGTCCGGTTGTAAGCGCAGTCAAAAAGTCCCCGACACTTTCGGGGCCATCACCCTCTGCAATCTTCTTGCGTATGTCTTCCAAGGCGAACACACGCCGCCTACGGACCGTAACCACCATCTCTGCTGTCACCCAAATCCGCAGGGATACCATGTCCTCGACGTCTTGGCCGTCGTTTAGGTTAACGCCACGGAGGTTCAAGATAATGCCGTCGCCAAGCTTGTCACAACGTGGCCGCGTTTCGGATTGTACCAGTGCTGCGGCTGCGATCTCAGGCACATGCTCTGACAGCCAGCTTTGCAGATTGGGGTCATTCAACTCGAAATGATGCCAGACGAACTTCATAGGGCTGCCGCCAAGCGAGTGCCCTGATTGATGGCACGTTTCGCATCAAGCTCCGCCGCCACATCAGCCCCACCGATAACATGCGGTGTTTTGCCAGCCTGTTCCAACGCGTCAGCGAGCGAGCGATGCGGGACCTGACCAGCACACAACACGACGGTGTCGACTTCTATCACGCGTGGGTTCTCGCGCGCCTCGCCCTCCGACACGTGCAGCCCTTGGGCATCGATGCGCTCATAGTTGACGCCGCCAACCATTGTGACGCCCTTCATTTGAAGTGACGCGCGGTGGATCCAGCCGGTTGTTTTGCCCAAGCCTTTTCCCAGCTTTTGTGCCTTGCGCTGTAGAAGGGTGACTTGCCGCGTCGCAAGGTCTGGTTGCGGGCCAGCCTCTGCCAAACCACCGCGTCGCGCGGCAGGATCGGTCACGCCCCATTCTTCCATCCACGCGTCAAGATCAACGGTAGGGCTGTCATCTGTGGTCAAGAACTCCGCAACATCGAAGCCGATTCCGCCTGCGCCAATAATCGCAACGCGAGGGCCAACTTTTGCTCCGCCGCGAAGAACATCAATGTAAGAAAGCACGTTAGGCCCGTCTTGACCGGCAATCTGTGGGTCACGCGGGACAACACCAGTGGCGATGATCACCTCGTCAAACTCGGCCAGCATGTCTGCCGTGGCCTCGGTTCCAAGCTGAACGTCGATACTGCTTTGCGCCACCATGGTCTTGTACCAATCGACAAGACCGAAG
Above is a window of Litoreibacter janthinus DNA encoding:
- a CDS encoding zinc transporter ZntB; translation: MKFVWHHFELNDPNLQSWLSEHVPEIAAAALVQSETRPRCDKLGDGIILNLRGVNLNDGQDVEDMVSLRIWVTAEMVVTVRRRRVFALEDIRKKIAEGDGPESVGDFLTALTTGLTDRIEKTALHITAATDDIEDDILGEGGKNAEELGPLRRTTIKLRRYIGPQKDALVKLATLDSACLTEADRLELREPANRMAITLEALDEVRDRLLSLQDHSDMQVALRQGRNGYVLSLIAGIFLPLGFLTGLFGMNVAGLPGTSWPMAFVVLCGAMLVVALLLIAAFKWLDWL